A single Curtobacterium sp. MCJR17_020 DNA region contains:
- a CDS encoding alpha/beta hydrolase has translation MSRRRPWVIVPGIWNSDAEHWQSVWQREHGDDAVRIAPASWGEPDPEGWRDAISRAVASCTEPPVLVAHSLGVLAVADWLAAEAADTADTAGPTVAGAFLVAPPDPAAPGFPAAASGFPAPRPIPAGTAAARVPTRLVVSDDDPYCTADRALAFAETMGAAVLRVGPLGHVNVASGVGTWAAGRELLGAFEQTL, from the coding sequence GTGAGCAGACGTCGACCGTGGGTGATCGTGCCCGGGATCTGGAACTCCGACGCGGAGCACTGGCAATCGGTGTGGCAGCGGGAGCACGGCGACGACGCCGTCCGCATCGCGCCGGCGTCCTGGGGTGAGCCGGACCCGGAGGGCTGGCGGGACGCCATCTCCCGTGCGGTCGCCTCGTGCACCGAACCGCCGGTGCTCGTGGCGCACAGCCTGGGGGTGCTCGCCGTCGCCGACTGGCTCGCAGCAGAAGCCGCGGACACCGCGGACACCGCCGGTCCCACCGTCGCCGGCGCCTTCCTCGTCGCGCCGCCGGACCCCGCGGCACCCGGCTTCCCCGCCGCCGCCTCCGGGTTCCCCGCGCCCCGTCCGATCCCGGCCGGCACCGCCGCGGCCCGGGTTCCGACCCGCCTGGTGGTGAGCGACGACGACCCGTACTGCACCGCCGATCGTGCCCTGGCGTTCGCGGAGACGATGGGTGCCGCGGTGCTGCGGGTCGGCCCGCTCGGCCACGTCAACGTCGCCAGCGGTGTCGGCACCTGGGCCGCAGGTCGGGAGCTCCTCGGAGCGTTCGAGCAGACGCTCTGA
- a CDS encoding AraC family transcriptional regulator: MTAEPDPRISFETSGADLDAAVHMYEDAYASVGFTATRTERPFAYRFRVVGDDVMSFRSTRFDARMQGELDVRDEYVVMWTTDGGGRVDVGRQEVAFTPGTPMMFPTGRPFAFDLRDVRQSLVQFERTALERIAAEVHGEQPGPLVFDHTATPRKADLRNWNTQVQRAAETVLGRSSVSPLALAEVARETAQSLLRTFPHKLLAPDVPLPQGATGRVREAVEYMHAFAHTPISTTDVAEHVGLSVRGLQQVFQRQVGTAPNAMLRGIRLDRVREELRRASAGDLTVASVAMRWGFAHLGRFSAAYAARFSEYPRDTLQR, from the coding sequence ATGACAGCCGAACCGGATCCCAGGATCAGCTTCGAGACGTCGGGGGCCGATCTCGACGCTGCCGTGCACATGTACGAGGACGCCTACGCCAGTGTGGGCTTCACCGCGACCCGCACGGAGCGACCGTTCGCGTACCGTTTCCGCGTCGTCGGCGACGACGTGATGTCGTTCCGATCGACCCGGTTCGACGCCCGCATGCAGGGCGAGCTGGACGTCCGCGACGAGTACGTCGTCATGTGGACCACGGACGGCGGCGGGCGCGTCGACGTCGGCCGGCAAGAGGTCGCGTTCACACCCGGCACCCCGATGATGTTCCCGACCGGCCGCCCCTTCGCGTTCGACCTGCGCGACGTCCGGCAGAGCCTGGTGCAGTTCGAGCGGACCGCCCTCGAGCGCATCGCCGCCGAGGTCCACGGGGAGCAGCCCGGTCCGCTGGTGTTCGACCACACGGCGACGCCCCGGAAAGCGGACCTTCGGAACTGGAACACCCAGGTGCAGCGCGCCGCCGAGACCGTCCTCGGCCGTTCCTCCGTCAGCCCCCTCGCCCTGGCCGAGGTCGCACGCGAGACCGCCCAGTCCCTGCTCCGGACGTTCCCGCACAAGCTGCTGGCCCCGGACGTCCCCCTGCCGCAGGGCGCCACGGGTCGCGTCCGCGAGGCCGTCGAGTACATGCACGCCTTCGCGCACACGCCGATCTCGACCACCGACGTCGCCGAGCACGTCGGGTTGAGCGTCCGCGGCCTGCAGCAGGTGTTCCAGCGGCAGGTCGGCACCGCCCCCAACGCGATGCTCCGCGGGATCCGTCTCGACCGCGTGCGGGAGGAGCTCCGCCGTGCGTCTGCGGGCGACCTGACCGTGGCGAGCGTGGCGATGCGGTGGGGCTTCGCGCACCTCGGCCGGTTCTCGGCGGCGTACGCAGCGCGCTTCTCCGAGTACCCGCGCGACACCCTGCAGCGGTAG